Genomic DNA from Prunus persica cultivar Lovell chromosome G1, Prunus_persica_NCBIv2, whole genome shotgun sequence:
TTGGTGGGGTTTGACCAACTTGGCTGAAAACAAAGGATAACCTCACAACCTAGAAACAAGGAATTTGGGTGCCTTGGATATGGTTAACCTTCTCTATAAACAAAGACCTTACAACAAACTAGTAATGAGGGAGCACATAATTATTGATTGGAAGACTCACCAGTTACTAGTAAACTCCATATTTGGGTCTACAAACAGATTACATTTTCATTATGGCTTGTTTTACCTAATCAACATGACATGGCACTAGATTTGCACCTAAGACAATCTCCTTCTCCACACCTCTCTGCACTGCAAAGCCCACTAGAATCCAAACACAACTTTTTGCTGCACTAATCTCTCAACCAATCTACCTTTTGCATTCTATTAATTTTTCCATTCATCAACAACTTCATATTGTTAAGTTCACTTAATTTATTAGCTTAGCAGTTTCTACgagcttaaaataaaataactatatttttttagtacaagcgatagtttaaactacatGCAGAAGgaggatttctcacacacacactctacCACTGTGCCATGAGGGTTTAAACCTGAAGACCACTAATATGCAAGACAAGATTCTTTTTCTCTGGACTAGACCCGTTGGCAATAACAATTTCTATTTAAAGGCACTTCGTATATGTAGAAGCTAAAAAATCCATAGCATTAGTAAGTCTGATGAAAAAAACGGAGCCTAATAAGAAAAATCTGATAACCCAAGGGAACTGGTAAAGAACCACAGCATAGTAAGGcttcaaaacaacatttcatggCCCCAGGCTTCCGGCCAAAACATTTTTATCAATATCCACATAACTGGTCAAAGCAAAAGcatttttttctaaattaggcaacaaattttgtttgaaCATGGAATACAAAAACATTTTTGGAGTTTGATCAACATCAACTATACTATGTAGTAAGCTTGGCACCAATCTCATTTGTGGCGTCTTGCTACAACTTGGgagaataaaaacaaagaccaCTCTTTTTACCATTTGGGTTATTGAATATTGGCAAGCAAAATTGACCcagacattttttttttttttttccagtaaATGCGATTGGGGAGGGGAGTTTACAGACAAATATTCATTGGAGTGCCTGAGGATTTCGACCTTCTGCCCACATGAGTGGAGGTGGAAGAGCTCACTCGCCAGACATGTTATACCATCCATCCAATTAGCAAACACACATATAGAAATTTCAGTTCATAGAAAATGTTCACAAACTGAGAtaattcacccaaaaaaagaaaactacaaaAGCATCCTTTAGCAACACAAATTCTGTATATATAACCCTTCGATTAACCCCCAAATATCCAATACCAGACAAAGAACAAACCTACATGTCTCTCATTCTCATATATCCCatttacaaaacaaagaaaacctaattTAAACCGGCCGTGAACCATTTTCCGCCCACCCACCGGTGATTGAATAAGCCTCTCAACCCAGAATGTACAAAGTTCTtgtcttttttataaaataaatatatttaaaaaacccctaaaccctaaaacgaCAGCGTTTAGAGCTCGACTTACCCGAAGAAACGTTTAGAAACCTCTCCATCTAGGGCTTGGAACAGGCACTGTCGGCGAGAGCGGAAGCTGAGGAAACCCTAATTGATTAGGGGACATCAAAGGGTACGGTGACCGCGGCGAATTCAAGCACCCAAACGGAAGCGGTGACGGAGGCAGAGTGAACTGCGGCTGTGACGCTATCGCCGTCGCCGGCGGTTGTTGCTGACTCGCCGAGGAAAGCATCCCCTGCTGCGGGGGCGCAGCCTGCTGATTCTGCTGCGGCGTCTGATTGGTCCAGCGCGGCGACACGAGTGGGGCCAGCGGCGAGAATCCACAGAAAGCCTGGTTTTTGTTAGCATCGACGGCTGAGATTGAGTTGTGGAGGTACCGCATGTAGGCGGAGACGGGGGACTCGGCCGCCGCGTGTACGGTTGGGAAAGGAGGGAGAGGCGAGAGCGGGGTTGTGGACCGTCCAATGGAGTTGAAGTGAGCGGCGGCGGAACCCCTGGGTGGAATGATGGAGTTGTTGATGGCGTTGGGGTTGGTGGGCGGGGCGGCGCATTCTAGCGA
This window encodes:
- the LOC18790263 gene encoding VQ motif-containing protein 9 codes for the protein MDKSCPSSTSDSALTSATTSSGGGSSSSTRDSYLKHLNKLSHKISKPTTSNNNNTFLKKPNFEIPTPPPPPPVPLPPQPQQQQQQQQQQHQPPVYNINKNDFRDVVQKLTGSPAHHDRFSNPQPPSVHPPKPQISSRLQRIRPPPLAHVSNRPPPSLECAAPPTNPNAINNSIIPPRGSAAAHFNSIGRSTTPLSPLPPFPTVHAAAESPVSAYMRYLHNSISAVDANKNQAFCGFSPLAPLVSPRWTNQTPQQNQQAAPPQQGMLSSASQQQPPATAIASQPQFTLPPSPLPFGCLNSPRSPYPLMSPNQLGFPQLPLSPTVPVPSPRWRGF